Proteins from one Cicer arietinum cultivar CDC Frontier isolate Library 1 chromosome 3, Cicar.CDCFrontier_v2.0, whole genome shotgun sequence genomic window:
- the LOC101508442 gene encoding pirin-like protein isoform X1 produces the protein MSEILDNSFAFSTPRLVFKKVLAQSQSEGDGIVVRKGIGSSELKNLDPFVLLYHFSVSPPGGFQDHPHRGFESVTYMLEGGITHQDFAGHKGTIRAGDIQWMTVGRGIIHSEMPAEANNNALQLWINLSANDKMIEPKYKEVPSEKIVTAEKEGVEVKVIAGKAMGVDSAVYTRTPIMFLDFSMIPGTELHQSIPESWNSFAYIIEGEGVFGSQNSSPIVAHHVIVFTQGDGLSVWNKSSKPLRFLLIGGQPLNEPIAQQGPFVMNTQSEIDQTIQDYQNRTNGFEMRLNCISQ, from the exons ATGTCAGAAATATTAGATAATTCATTTGCTTTTAGCACCCCCAGGTTGGTTTTCAAGAAGGTTTTGGCCCAATCTCAAAGTGAAGGGGATGGAATTGTTGTTAGAAAAGGCATTGGAAG TAGCGAGCTGAAGAATTTGGATCCGTTTGTATTGTTGTATCACTTCTCAG TGTCTCCTCCTGGAGGATTTCAAGATCATCCACAcagag GTTTTGAGTCAGTGACCTATATGCTAGAG GGTGGTATAACTCACCAAGATTTTGCTGGCCACAAGGGTACAATAAGAGCTGGTGATATTCAG TGGATGACTGTAGGCAGAGGAATTATCCACTCTGAAATGCCTGCAGAAGCAAACAACAATGCATTGCAACTTTGGATCAATTTATCAGCCAATGACAAAAT GATTGAGCCAAAATATAAAGAAGTACCAAGTGAAAAGATAGTAACAGCAGAAAAAGAGGGTGTTGAAGTGAAAGTGATAGCAGGAAAAGCAATGGGAGTGGATTCAGCAGTCTACACAAGAACACCAATAATGTTCCTTGATTTCTCAATGATACCAGGAACTGAGCTGCATCAGAGTATTCCTGAGTCATGGAATTCTTTTGCATATATAATTGAAGGGGAAGGTGTTTTTGGTTCACAAAATTCATCACCAATTGTGGCTCATCATGTCATTGTTTTCACTCAAGGTGATGGCCTTAGTGTTTGGAATAAATCTTCAAAGCCTTTGAGGTTTTTGTTGATTGGAGGACAACCATTGAATGAGCCAATTGCTCAACAAGGACCTTTTGTCATGAATACACAATCTGAAATTGATCAAACTATTCAAGACTATCAGAATCGCACCAATGGTTTTGAGATGAGGCTAAATTGCATATCTCAATAG
- the LOC101508968 gene encoding FBD-associated F-box protein At4g10400-like → MQSGSCGNETPKRHDEGDDMISNLPEPVIGHILSFLSTKQAIATSVLSKRWKYIWTLVTKLSFYDRECSYHPCNSSNKFTNLFSDFVSSALIHLNSPIIQEFDLVIHEISDPYYISQWLYTVLQRRVKKINVYSLKPCIISSSPLFECPTLEKLVLTMTRCCCSNIKVPSFVSLPSLTVLKLTGITFTSYASANKLKELTLHFPLLREYKTHDCTWSGVKSITLEAPLLETVETLYGDCDSTPEIVKFCASYITNLSFRGDVSSSQTILLDDDQHITSTSILLFNQNNYSLEEVWIFLHRLLSLSINAKYLKLYYSAHQQRLARVEHYLDGIPAFRMMGHLHLGPVTGAVLLDFLLKSPCLKTLVLQMADDDVESDNYAIVPDCFLSTLKVVKFAKYFDREHELRFAKFVLENAKVLEKVSFSFHKQRPWTEVDEAKEKLRLIMISCSTVTVEFSAWN, encoded by the exons ATGCAGTCGGGTTCATGTGGGAATGAGACTCCGAAGAGGCATGACGAGGGTGATGATATGATAAGCAACCTACCTGAACCTGTTATTGGACacattctttcttttctttctactAAACAAGCAATTGCTACAAGTGTTTTATCAAAGAGGTGGAAATATATTTGGACATTGGTCACCAAACTAAGTTTTTATGACAGGGAGTGCTCTTATCATCCTTGTAACTCTTCGAATAAGTTTACAAATTTGTTTTCCGACTTTGTAAGTAGTGCGCTGATTCATCTCAATAGTCCAATCATCCAAGAATTTGATCTTGTTATTCATGAGATAAGTGATCCCTACTATATCAGTCAATGGTTATATACTGTTTTACAAAGGAGAGTAAAGAAGATTAATGTCTATTCATTGAAACCTTGTATCATTtcctcttcccctcttttcgaaTGCCCGACCCTAGAGAAATTGGTATTAACAATGACACGCTGTTGTTGTTCTAATATCAAAGTTCCCTCTTTTGTTTCTCTTCCATCCCTCACTGTGCTGAAATTGACTGGAATCACATTTACTTCTTACGCTAGTGCTAATAAATTGAAAGAGTTAACACTTCATTTCCCACTTCTTAGAGAGTATAAGACACATGATTGCACTTGGTCAGGTGTAAAAAGTATCACTTTAGAAGCGCCCCTACTTGAAACGGTTGAAACACTCTACGGTGATTGTGACTCAACTCCTGAAATTGTTAAGTTTTGTGCATCATATATTACAAATTTATCTTTTCGCGGAGATGTATCATCATCACAAACCATTTTGCTAGATGATGATCAACACATTACTTCTACTTCTATTCTTCTATTCAATCAAAATAACTATAGCCTTGAAGAAGTATGGATTTTTCTTCACAGGCTTCTCAGCCTCTCCATTAATGCAAAATATCTAAAGCTTTATTACTCTGCTCACCAGCAG CGTCTTGCACGAGTGGAACATTATCTAGATGGTATTCCTGCATTTCGAATGATGGGTCATCTGCATCTAGGACCAGTTACTGGTGCTGTTCTGTTAGACTTTCTTTTAAAATCACCATGTCTGAAGACTCTGGTTTTACAG ATGGCGGATGATGATGTAGAGTCGGATAATTATGCAATTGTACCTGACTGTTTTCTGTCGACTCTTAAAGTGGTAAAATTTGCAAAATATTTCGACCGTGAGCACGAGTTAAGATTTGCTAAATTTGTGTTGGAGAATGCTAAGGTGTTGGAGAAGGTTAGTTTCTCATTTCATAAACAACGCCCCTGGACTGAAGTGGATGAAGCTAAAGAGAAGCTAAGGTTAATTATGATTAGTTGTAGCACAGTGACTGTGGAATTTTCTGCCTGGAATTAG
- the LOC101508442 gene encoding pirin-like protein isoform X2 produces MSEILDNSFAFSTPRLVFKKVLAQSQSEGDGIVVRKGIGSELKNLDPFVLLYHFSVSPPGGFQDHPHRGFESVTYMLEGGITHQDFAGHKGTIRAGDIQWMTVGRGIIHSEMPAEANNNALQLWINLSANDKMIEPKYKEVPSEKIVTAEKEGVEVKVIAGKAMGVDSAVYTRTPIMFLDFSMIPGTELHQSIPESWNSFAYIIEGEGVFGSQNSSPIVAHHVIVFTQGDGLSVWNKSSKPLRFLLIGGQPLNEPIAQQGPFVMNTQSEIDQTIQDYQNRTNGFEMRLNCISQ; encoded by the exons ATGTCAGAAATATTAGATAATTCATTTGCTTTTAGCACCCCCAGGTTGGTTTTCAAGAAGGTTTTGGCCCAATCTCAAAGTGAAGGGGATGGAATTGTTGTTAGAAAAGGCATTGGAAG CGAGCTGAAGAATTTGGATCCGTTTGTATTGTTGTATCACTTCTCAG TGTCTCCTCCTGGAGGATTTCAAGATCATCCACAcagag GTTTTGAGTCAGTGACCTATATGCTAGAG GGTGGTATAACTCACCAAGATTTTGCTGGCCACAAGGGTACAATAAGAGCTGGTGATATTCAG TGGATGACTGTAGGCAGAGGAATTATCCACTCTGAAATGCCTGCAGAAGCAAACAACAATGCATTGCAACTTTGGATCAATTTATCAGCCAATGACAAAAT GATTGAGCCAAAATATAAAGAAGTACCAAGTGAAAAGATAGTAACAGCAGAAAAAGAGGGTGTTGAAGTGAAAGTGATAGCAGGAAAAGCAATGGGAGTGGATTCAGCAGTCTACACAAGAACACCAATAATGTTCCTTGATTTCTCAATGATACCAGGAACTGAGCTGCATCAGAGTATTCCTGAGTCATGGAATTCTTTTGCATATATAATTGAAGGGGAAGGTGTTTTTGGTTCACAAAATTCATCACCAATTGTGGCTCATCATGTCATTGTTTTCACTCAAGGTGATGGCCTTAGTGTTTGGAATAAATCTTCAAAGCCTTTGAGGTTTTTGTTGATTGGAGGACAACCATTGAATGAGCCAATTGCTCAACAAGGACCTTTTGTCATGAATACACAATCTGAAATTGATCAAACTATTCAAGACTATCAGAATCGCACCAATGGTTTTGAGATGAGGCTAAATTGCATATCTCAATAG
- the LOC101508442 gene encoding pirin-like protein 2 isoform X3 — protein MELLLEKALEVSPPGGFQDHPHRGFESVTYMLEGGITHQDFAGHKGTIRAGDIQWMTVGRGIIHSEMPAEANNNALQLWINLSANDKMIEPKYKEVPSEKIVTAEKEGVEVKVIAGKAMGVDSAVYTRTPIMFLDFSMIPGTELHQSIPESWNSFAYIIEGEGVFGSQNSSPIVAHHVIVFTQGDGLSVWNKSSKPLRFLLIGGQPLNEPIAQQGPFVMNTQSEIDQTIQDYQNRTNGFEMRLNCISQ, from the exons ATGGAATTGTTGTTAGAAAAGGCATTGGAAG TGTCTCCTCCTGGAGGATTTCAAGATCATCCACAcagag GTTTTGAGTCAGTGACCTATATGCTAGAG GGTGGTATAACTCACCAAGATTTTGCTGGCCACAAGGGTACAATAAGAGCTGGTGATATTCAG TGGATGACTGTAGGCAGAGGAATTATCCACTCTGAAATGCCTGCAGAAGCAAACAACAATGCATTGCAACTTTGGATCAATTTATCAGCCAATGACAAAAT GATTGAGCCAAAATATAAAGAAGTACCAAGTGAAAAGATAGTAACAGCAGAAAAAGAGGGTGTTGAAGTGAAAGTGATAGCAGGAAAAGCAATGGGAGTGGATTCAGCAGTCTACACAAGAACACCAATAATGTTCCTTGATTTCTCAATGATACCAGGAACTGAGCTGCATCAGAGTATTCCTGAGTCATGGAATTCTTTTGCATATATAATTGAAGGGGAAGGTGTTTTTGGTTCACAAAATTCATCACCAATTGTGGCTCATCATGTCATTGTTTTCACTCAAGGTGATGGCCTTAGTGTTTGGAATAAATCTTCAAAGCCTTTGAGGTTTTTGTTGATTGGAGGACAACCATTGAATGAGCCAATTGCTCAACAAGGACCTTTTGTCATGAATACACAATCTGAAATTGATCAAACTATTCAAGACTATCAGAATCGCACCAATGGTTTTGAGATGAGGCTAAATTGCATATCTCAATAG